One Candidatus Devosia phytovorans genomic window carries:
- a CDS encoding glycerophosphodiester phosphodiesterase family protein produces the protein MADPIFIERNGHRTWLKWHRGRRRASDPVFTGQRIVEGMRLGASIEVDLVVTGDKGFAVLHDMTLDRETTDRGPVAQTADAHIRTLNLRDNDGAPIDEPVMLLDDLCALMATAGVHPEALLQLDYKEDEHVLDARALENFARATATIAGNCIVSSGSAKAVDMLTGVVPGMRAGFDPSDEDVFKAALASGTLQGFVDDAVAASPKSDLIYLDWRIVTTSDDAGFDIVAAFHALGKRVDAWTINRADTEGLANVERLLGLKVDQITSDDPEGIVGMAG, from the coding sequence ATGGCCGACCCGATCTTTATCGAGCGCAACGGCCACCGCACGTGGCTGAAGTGGCATCGTGGACGGCGCCGGGCCAGCGATCCGGTGTTCACCGGGCAGCGGATCGTCGAAGGCATGCGGCTGGGGGCCAGCATCGAGGTCGATCTGGTGGTGACCGGCGACAAGGGTTTTGCCGTGCTGCATGACATGACCCTCGACCGCGAAACCACGGACCGCGGTCCGGTGGCGCAGACGGCTGACGCCCATATCCGCACGCTGAACCTGCGCGACAATGACGGCGCGCCGATCGACGAGCCGGTGATGCTGCTGGACGATCTCTGTGCGCTGATGGCAACGGCGGGCGTGCATCCCGAGGCGCTGCTGCAGCTTGACTACAAGGAAGACGAGCATGTGCTCGACGCGCGGGCACTGGAGAATTTTGCCCGGGCGACGGCGACGATCGCGGGCAATTGCATCGTGTCGTCGGGGAGCGCCAAGGCGGTCGACATGCTGACCGGCGTGGTGCCGGGAATGCGGGCGGGCTTCGATCCGAGCGACGAGGACGTCTTCAAGGCGGCGCTGGCGTCGGGGACGCTGCAGGGCTTTGTCGATGACGCGGTGGCGGCCTCGCCGAAGTCGGACCTGATCTATCTCGACTGGCGGATTGTCACCACGTCAGACGATGCGGGGTTCGATATCGTCGCGGCGTTCCATGCGCTGGGGAAACGCGTGGATGCGTGGACGATCAATCGCGCTGATACCGAAGGCCTCGCCAATGTCGAGCGGCTGCTGGGATTGAAGGTGGATCAGATCACGTCGGATGATCCGGAGGGGATTGTGGGGATGGCGGGGTGA
- a CDS encoding ABC transporter ATP-binding protein, protein MSVLKINDVSKIFPNGTTAVDNFTLDVADGELVCLLGPSGSGKSTLLRMVGGFETPTSGVMTIDGDDITRVPPERRPTGMVFQSHALWTHMNVYRNLAFGLKLRKVPASEIKRRVEGVLELVGLGGYGTRSVTQLSGGQQQRVALARSLVLEPKILLLDEPFASLDQHLRERLREEVRDIQQRLKITTLFVTHGQDEALSMADRIVVMRDGKTEQIDRPDVVYREPRTPFVAGFIGTMNLVEGMVSNGVFSKAGFATKLPIGDGPATLAVRPEALDLAAAGSNGQGKVHRVTDYGTHGLVDLELNDGTRMKAMVSHPDLFKSGQGVNLSPRAVAAYRDGVVVHRGEVAAVTAVQPVLADA, encoded by the coding sequence ATGGCGAGCTGGTCTGCCTGCTCGGTCCGTCCGGGTCGGGCAAGTCGACGCTGCTGCGCATGGTGGGTGGCTTCGAAACGCCGACCTCTGGCGTCATGACCATCGATGGCGATGACATCACCCGCGTGCCACCCGAGCGGCGGCCGACGGGCATGGTGTTCCAGAGCCATGCGCTGTGGACGCATATGAATGTGTATAGGAACCTCGCCTTTGGCCTGAAACTCCGCAAGGTGCCGGCCAGCGAGATCAAGCGGCGGGTCGAGGGCGTGCTGGAGCTGGTGGGGCTGGGTGGCTATGGCACGCGCTCGGTGACACAGCTTTCGGGCGGGCAACAGCAGCGCGTGGCGCTGGCACGCTCGCTGGTGCTGGAGCCGAAAATCCTGCTGCTGGACGAGCCTTTTGCGAGTCTGGACCAGCACTTGCGCGAAAGACTTCGCGAAGAGGTTCGCGATATCCAGCAGCGCCTCAAGATCACGACGCTGTTCGTGACCCATGGCCAGGACGAAGCCCTCTCCATGGCCGACCGGATCGTCGTGATGCGCGACGGCAAGACCGAGCAGATCGACCGGCCGGACGTGGTCTATCGCGAGCCGCGCACGCCGTTCGTCGCCGGCTTCATCGGCACGATGAATCTCGTCGAGGGCATGGTCAGCAATGGCGTGTTTTCCAAGGCCGGCTTTGCGACGAAACTGCCGATCGGTGATGGCCCAGCCACGCTGGCGGTGCGGCCCGAGGCGCTCGATCTTGCGGCGGCAGGCAGCAATGGGCAGGGCAAGGTGCATCGCGTCACCGACTATGGCACGCATGGCTTGGTCGATCTCGAACTGAACGACGGCACGCGCATGAAGGCAATGGTCAGCCATCCCGATCTGTTCAAATCCGGTCAGGGCGTCAACCTCTCGCCTAGGGCCGTTGCCGCCTATCGTGACGGCGTGGTGGTGCATCGCGGCGAGGTCGCGGCGGTGACGGCGGTTCAGCCGGTTCTGGCAGACGCGTAA